The stretch of DNA TTAACTTCATTCAAAAAAAAATATTACATAAAAAGCACACCCCGCAACAAAAACCTCGGGGAAAAGGTACGGGGCTGTAATATGCTGAATATACCGCGGTCATTTTACTTGAACGACACGCTCTCGGTAGCCAAAGCTCTGCTAGGAAAGATCCTCGTCCGATATCTCAATGGAAAAAGACTTGCAGGCATCATCGTTGAAACCGAAGCCTATCTGGAAAATGAGGAGTCGTGCCACGCCTATCGGGGTATCACAGCAAGAACAAAAACCATGTTCGAAGAGGGCGGAATCGCGTACGTCTATTTAATATATGGCATGTACTATTGCCTCAATATTGTTACTGAATCGCAAGGAAAAGGCTGCGCAGTCCTTATTCGAGCTGTCGAGCCCGTCGATGGTATAGAAATAATGCAGCAGCTTAGAAAAAAAACCGGACTTCACGACCTGGCTTCAGGCCCAGGAAAACTTGCTCAGGCTTTCAATATTACCAAGCTAGATAATGGACTTGATATTGCAGCTGGCACCGCCTTAACCATAGAAAATCACAATGATAAAGATCCGGAAATCATGACAACACCCCGGATTGGCATCAAAAAAGCCAAAGACCTGCCTTATAGATTCTTTATCAATGGTAATCAGTTTGTATCACAAGGATGAATATCATAATTTCAAAAATATAAATGTATGTTAAAATGATGCTAAATGTAACAGAATAAAAAGGAGAATAATAATGAGCTGGCCAGGTTTAATAGAAAACTATAGAGAATATCTACCCGTCTCTGACAAGACCCCGATCGTTACCTTACTGGAAGGAAACACTCCACTCATTAAAACCCATAATCTCACGAACTATTTAAACACCGATATTAATATTTACTTAAAATTCGAAGGGCTTAATCCTACAGGATCTTTCAAAGATCGTGGTATGACCCTAGCCATAACCAAAGCCGTTGAAGCCGGTTCCAAAGCAGTTATGTGTGCTTCTACGGGCAATACATCTGCATCTGCTGCTGCATACGCTGCCAGGTCCGGAATACAATGCATCGTACTCATCCCGGACGGCAACATCGCACTCGGGAAGCTATCTCAGGCCTTAATGCATGGAGCAAAGGTACTGGCAATCAAAGGAAATTTCGATGATGCATTGCTGCTGGTTAAAGATATTACCGACAATTATCCGATTACCATGGTCAACTCACTTAATCCATATCGAATCGAAGGACAGAAAACCGGGGCATTTGAGATTATCGAGCAACTCGGGGGAATAGCACCGGATTATCATGCTATCCCGGTTGGTAACGCAGGAAATATTACTGCCTACTGGAAAGGCTACAACGAATTCTTTAATCTCGGAAAAATAAAGACATTACCGAAAATGATCGGATTTCAAGCAGCCGGATCTGCGCCTATCGTCGACGGCCATCCGATAAAAGACCCGAAAACCATAGCAACCGCAATCAAAATAGGTAATCCCGCCAGTTGGAAGTCCGCCGAAGCAGCTCGTGACGAATCAGGGGGGCTCATCGAAAAAGTTACTGATGAAGAAATAACTGAAGCACAGCTATTATTGGCAAAATTAGAGGGTGTTTTCTGTGAACCCGCATCTGCAGCTTCGGTTGCCGGTGTAATCAAAAAATTAAAAGCTGGCTACTTCCCTAAAAACGCAAGTGTAGTCTGTATCTTAACCGGCCATGGTGTCAAAGACCCGAACAGGGCTGTTGAAATAGCCCCGAAACCGATTGTAATAGAAGCAGATAAGGCGCTTATTTTGAAAGAAATCGGACTTTAATCCGGTTTAAGATTTATAGTTAGCAGTTGTTTAAAGAATATGCTATAAATCACGATTAACACGAACAATCATTACAATATAAATTACTCGCTAGCAGAAAGGGTTTTCTCGTGAAATATATTATTTTACTTGGCGATGGTATGGCTGACGAACTCGTAAATGAGCTTGGAAACAAAACTCCGCTTGAAGTAGCTGTGACTCCAAACATGGATTACCTTGCACAACAAGGCATTTCCGGTATGGTAAGAACAGTGCCGCTCGGCTGCAAGCCGGGAAGCGATGTAGCGAACCTCTCTATACTTGGCTACGATGTCAAAACATCATATACCGGAAGAGCGCCACTTGAAGCTGCCAGTGCAGGAATAGAGCTCGGGCCGGACGATGTTGCCTATCGCTG from Candidatus Margulisiibacteriota bacterium encodes:
- a CDS encoding DNA-3-methyladenine glycosylase; amino-acid sequence: MLNIPRSFYLNDTLSVAKALLGKILVRYLNGKRLAGIIVETEAYLENEESCHAYRGITARTKTMFEEGGIAYVYLIYGMYYCLNIVTESQGKGCAVLIRAVEPVDGIEIMQQLRKKTGLHDLASGPGKLAQAFNITKLDNGLDIAAGTALTIENHNDKDPEIMTTPRIGIKKAKDLPYRFFINGNQFVSQG
- a CDS encoding threonine synthase, producing the protein MSWPGLIENYREYLPVSDKTPIVTLLEGNTPLIKTHNLTNYLNTDINIYLKFEGLNPTGSFKDRGMTLAITKAVEAGSKAVMCASTGNTSASAAAYAARSGIQCIVLIPDGNIALGKLSQALMHGAKVLAIKGNFDDALLLVKDITDNYPITMVNSLNPYRIEGQKTGAFEIIEQLGGIAPDYHAIPVGNAGNITAYWKGYNEFFNLGKIKTLPKMIGFQAAGSAPIVDGHPIKDPKTIATAIKIGNPASWKSAEAARDESGGLIEKVTDEEITEAQLLLAKLEGVFCEPASAASVAGVIKKLKAGYFPKNASVVCILTGHGVKDPNRAVEIAPKPIVIEADKALILKEIGL